From Nitrospira sp., the proteins below share one genomic window:
- a CDS encoding heavy metal-binding domain-containing protein, whose product MILSTTPTIEGKKAVKYLGLVSGDAILGANIFRDFFASIRDIVGGRSAAYEAELRKAKDIALGEMREQARHLGANAIVGIDIDYETIGASSSMLMVSASGTAVVIE is encoded by the coding sequence ATGATTCTCTCCACGACACCAACGATCGAAGGCAAGAAGGCGGTCAAGTACCTGGGGCTCGTCAGCGGGGATGCCATTCTCGGGGCCAACATCTTTCGCGACTTTTTTGCATCGATCAGGGACATCGTCGGTGGTCGCTCGGCGGCTTATGAAGCGGAACTCCGCAAGGCCAAGGACATTGCCCTTGGCGAAATGCGCGAGCAGGCCAGGCATCTTGGTGCGAATGCGATCGTCGGGATCGATATCGATTATGAAACCATCGGCGCCAGCAGCAGCATGCTCATGGTCAGTGCGAGCGGCACGGCGGTCGTCATTGAATAG
- a CDS encoding CPBP family intramembrane glutamic endopeptidase — protein sequence MAPGPAQVGPPHAIERGAALALLPIAATLSYYLLPASLQAHTIVQFTPQLVAYLALILWGLQNPPAVPRLGLDRAGLRKGLRWGSLVGIVLGAINTFVMLHLIPTLGYDIAFLKDTPHAHIPFVVMVPWFICGIALFVEVNFRGFLLGRLTALESGLWRSDLASGLSPLALIASALVFAFDPFMVNTFRHLHWIAVWDGLIWGMIWLRTRNLYSTIVAHAVEVIVMYLAVRTALE from the coding sequence ATGGCGCCGGGACCAGCTCAGGTCGGTCCACCTCACGCCATAGAACGGGGGGCAGCCCTGGCGCTGCTCCCCATTGCCGCTACCCTCAGCTACTACCTCCTCCCCGCGTCACTCCAAGCACACACGATCGTCCAATTCACGCCGCAGCTCGTCGCCTATCTTGCCTTAATCCTATGGGGCCTGCAGAATCCTCCGGCCGTTCCGCGGCTAGGACTCGACAGGGCCGGACTCCGCAAAGGCCTGCGGTGGGGGAGCCTCGTCGGAATCGTCCTCGGAGCAATCAATACCTTCGTTATGCTGCACCTCATTCCCACGCTGGGGTACGACATCGCCTTCCTGAAAGACACCCCCCACGCACACATCCCGTTTGTGGTTATGGTGCCCTGGTTCATCTGCGGGATCGCCCTCTTCGTTGAAGTCAACTTCCGGGGATTTCTCCTCGGGCGTCTCACCGCATTGGAATCTGGGCTCTGGAGATCGGACCTCGCCTCTGGCCTCTCGCCCCTCGCCCTTATCGCCAGCGCCCTGGTATTTGCATTCGACCCCTTCATGGTGAATACTTTCCGGCATCTCCACTGGATTGCCGTCTGGGACGGCTTGATCTGGGGCATGATCTGGTTGCGCACACGCAATCTGTACAGCACCATCGTAGCGCATGCCGTCGAAGTGATCGTGATGTACCTGGCAGTCCGAACCGCCCTTGAGTAA
- a CDS encoding TolC family protein gives MRIHQFLPSWGSHLTIAVVLLTSSPCWSQGPSTTAPSGERRQAISLAEAAVRALQSNLDISISRQTKESRIADIVIEQAKFDPTLSINGQYNRQVSPLNRPVFGGTGGSLTDIQTFDQRNHSITMDATQNLITGGNVDLNYSPARSNVNQNVATGFLFNPAYTGGLALTLTQPLLRNAGIDVTKTFIKVAQNNADVEQHVFRDRVLTVLATVEQTYWEVVFANENLKVAQAALKAAEELLATNRAKAKAGVMSIVDVLQAEAAVASRVEQVLVAEKSIRDQEDQLRRLLNPGEEDLRQDLRLTPTDAPVTVLEPLSLQEAIDIAIEQRPEIVQAKKNVESGELNKQFARNQLLPTLSFQGTMGMAGLGKDYGDSASKNFSGDFYNYGAGLVLSYPLGNRSAISTYNKRQLESRNAEATLTSVRQQIIVGVREAVRRVQTDFKRIETTRSARIMAEKQLQAEQERLKVGLSTTRFVLDFQRDLATAQGNELRATVDYNKSLSNLARHKATTLDRYHLELQ, from the coding sequence ATGCGCATCCACCAGTTCCTCCCCTCCTGGGGAAGCCATCTCACTATAGCCGTTGTCCTGCTGACCTCCAGCCCCTGCTGGAGCCAGGGGCCATCGACCACGGCCCCATCAGGAGAACGCCGCCAGGCCATCTCCCTGGCTGAGGCCGCCGTCCGCGCCCTGCAAAGCAACCTCGACATTTCCATCAGCCGCCAGACAAAAGAAAGCCGCATCGCCGACATCGTCATCGAACAAGCCAAGTTCGATCCGACGTTGAGCATCAACGGGCAATACAACCGCCAGGTCTCGCCGCTTAACCGGCCGGTCTTCGGCGGCACCGGCGGATCACTGACGGACATCCAGACCTTCGACCAACGCAACCACTCCATCACCATGGATGCGACGCAAAATCTGATCACCGGCGGCAACGTGGATCTCAACTACAGTCCGGCCCGCTCCAATGTGAACCAGAATGTGGCCACAGGCTTTCTGTTCAATCCGGCCTATACCGGCGGGCTGGCGCTCACCCTCACGCAGCCCCTGCTCCGGAACGCCGGCATCGATGTGACCAAGACCTTCATCAAGGTGGCTCAGAATAACGCGGATGTCGAGCAGCACGTCTTCCGCGATCGGGTGCTCACCGTGCTGGCGACCGTCGAGCAGACCTACTGGGAGGTCGTGTTTGCGAACGAAAATTTGAAAGTCGCGCAAGCCGCGCTGAAAGCCGCCGAAGAATTGCTGGCGACCAACCGGGCCAAGGCCAAAGCCGGCGTCATGTCCATTGTCGATGTGCTGCAAGCCGAAGCCGCCGTTGCCTCGCGTGTCGAACAGGTGCTGGTGGCGGAGAAATCCATTCGCGACCAGGAAGATCAGCTGCGCCGCCTCCTGAACCCGGGAGAGGAGGACCTGCGGCAAGATCTGCGGCTGACCCCCACCGATGCCCCCGTCACCGTCCTGGAACCCCTGAGCCTGCAGGAGGCCATCGACATCGCCATTGAGCAGCGCCCGGAAATCGTCCAAGCGAAGAAGAACGTGGAGTCAGGCGAACTCAACAAGCAGTTTGCCCGCAACCAGCTGCTCCCTACCCTTTCGTTTCAAGGCACCATGGGCATGGCCGGATTAGGCAAAGACTACGGCGATTCTGCCAGCAAGAACTTCAGCGGCGACTTTTACAACTATGGAGCGGGCCTGGTCTTGAGCTATCCGCTGGGCAACCGCTCGGCGATCAGCACCTACAATAAACGCCAGCTCGAATCCCGCAATGCCGAAGCCACGCTCACCAGCGTCCGCCAGCAAATTATCGTCGGGGTGCGCGAAGCCGTCCGGCGTGTGCAAACCGATTTCAAGCGCATCGAGACCACCCGCTCCGCACGGATCATGGCCGAGAAACAGCTGCAAGCCGAGCAGGAACGGTTGAAAGTGGGCTTGAGCACCACCCGATTCGTGCTGGACTTCCAGCGCGATCTCGCCACCGCGCAAGGCAACGAACTGCGTGCCACCGTCGATTACAACAAGTCGCTGTCGAACCTCGCGCGCCACAAAGCCACCACGTTGGACCGCTACCATCTCGAATTGCAGTAG
- a CDS encoding DUF4321 domain-containing protein translates to MGGILGEILHVMAPQGNIQSIFSTHFSPGIDPPLTIDLVLLKLTLGFNIKVNLLSILGMFIGVYLYKHV, encoded by the coding sequence ATGGGCGGAATTCTTGGAGAAATTCTCCATGTAATGGCCCCGCAAGGGAATATTCAGAGCATTTTCTCCACTCATTTCTCTCCTGGGATTGACCCTCCCCTAACCATCGATCTCGTGCTCCTCAAACTCACACTTGGGTTTAATATCAAGGTCAATTTACTGAGCATTCTCGGCATGTTCATCGGCGTCTACCTCTACAAGCACGTGTAG
- a CDS encoding DUF3147 domain-containing protein: MTDWGKYVIYFLLGGTIVSVSTYLGAQGKSFLAAFASTFPAITGATFVLIYLNGGNEAIVSYAKNLLWFVPPWMVYVVAMIAGVPRFGFWPAMIGSLTLYMGCVGALRLWLR; the protein is encoded by the coding sequence GTGACCGACTGGGGTAAGTATGTGATCTATTTTCTGCTGGGTGGGACGATCGTGAGCGTCTCCACCTACCTCGGTGCGCAAGGGAAATCGTTTCTCGCGGCCTTTGCCAGCACCTTTCCCGCCATCACGGGCGCCACCTTTGTGCTGATCTATCTGAACGGCGGGAACGAGGCGATCGTCAGCTACGCGAAAAATCTGCTGTGGTTCGTGCCGCCCTGGATGGTCTACGTCGTCGCTATGATCGCCGGCGTTCCCCGCTTCGGATTCTGGCCGGCCATGATCGGCTCCCTGACACTCTATATGGGCTGCGTGGGGGCCTTGAGATTGTGGCTGCGCTAA
- the uvrB gene encoding excinuclease ABC subunit UvrB has translation MPRFTLEAPFKPCGHQPEAIAKLTAGIQAGTKHQVLLGVTGSGKTFTMANLIERVQKPTLVLVHNKTLAGQLYQEFKQFFPHNAVEYFISYYDYYQPEAYIPQSDTYIAKDASINDAIDQMRHSATRSLLERNDVVIVSSVSCIYGLGSPEIYHGMLLYLEEGMEIRREKMLAKLVEIQYARNDVDFHRGTFRARGDVIEIFPASNEAVSVRVELFGDVIDAIHEIDPLTGKSLGKLPKVPIYPNTHYLIAPDRYERAITGIEEELEERILYFKKHNQLVEAQRIAQRTKFDLEMIRAMGYCHGIENYSRHLSGRALGEAPPTLLDYFPKEFLMIIDESHATVSQVGGMYEGDYSRKRTLVDYGFRLPSAVDNRPLKFQEFERILNQVVYVSATPGKYELEHAGGEVVEQIIRPTGLMDPSIEVQPAKGQVDHLLGEVRKETAKGGRVLATTLTKRMAEDLTEYYHDLGVRVRYLHSDIKTLERAEIIRDLRRGVFDVLVGINLLREGLDLPEVSLVAILDADKEGYLRSYRSLIQTAGRAARHVEGRVIFYGDTVTQSMKVAMEETVRRRRIQADYNQAHGITPESIKKEIPALEYAVAELDYVQLDLAADSTEPYGKDESSDQMIQRLEKEMKAAAKELAFERAADLRNRIRALRLKDLEVPRAPL, from the coding sequence GTGCCGCGCTTTACGCTTGAAGCCCCCTTTAAACCCTGTGGCCATCAGCCCGAGGCCATTGCCAAGCTGACCGCCGGTATTCAGGCGGGAACAAAACATCAAGTCCTCTTGGGCGTCACGGGGTCCGGCAAGACCTTTACGATGGCCAACCTGATCGAACGGGTGCAAAAGCCCACGCTGGTCCTTGTCCATAATAAGACGCTGGCCGGGCAGCTCTATCAGGAGTTCAAGCAGTTTTTTCCCCACAATGCCGTCGAATACTTCATCAGCTATTACGACTATTACCAGCCCGAAGCCTACATTCCTCAGAGCGATACCTATATTGCCAAGGATGCGTCGATCAACGACGCGATCGATCAGATGCGCCACTCGGCGACCCGGTCGCTGCTTGAGCGCAACGACGTGGTGATTGTGTCGTCGGTGTCCTGCATCTACGGCCTGGGGTCGCCGGAGATTTATCACGGGATGCTGCTCTATCTGGAAGAAGGGATGGAGATTCGCCGCGAGAAGATGCTGGCCAAGCTGGTCGAGATTCAATATGCCAGGAACGACGTGGATTTTCACAGGGGAACTTTCCGTGCGCGCGGCGATGTGATCGAGATTTTTCCGGCCTCCAATGAAGCGGTTTCGGTCAGGGTCGAATTGTTCGGCGACGTGATCGACGCCATTCATGAAATCGATCCCTTAACCGGGAAGTCACTGGGCAAGTTGCCCAAAGTGCCGATCTATCCGAACACGCACTACCTGATCGCGCCAGACCGGTATGAGCGAGCCATCACGGGGATCGAGGAAGAGCTGGAGGAGCGCATCCTCTATTTCAAGAAACACAATCAGTTGGTTGAAGCCCAGCGGATTGCGCAGCGCACGAAGTTCGACCTCGAAATGATTCGGGCGATGGGGTATTGCCACGGGATTGAAAATTACTCCCGCCATCTCAGCGGGCGCGCTCTCGGCGAGGCGCCGCCGACGCTGCTGGACTATTTCCCCAAAGAATTTTTAATGATCATCGACGAGTCGCACGCGACGGTCTCGCAAGTCGGCGGGATGTACGAAGGCGACTACTCCCGGAAGCGCACGTTAGTGGACTATGGGTTTCGATTGCCGTCGGCGGTGGACAATCGTCCGCTCAAGTTTCAGGAGTTTGAACGGATTCTGAATCAGGTGGTGTATGTGTCGGCCACCCCCGGCAAGTACGAACTTGAGCATGCGGGGGGCGAGGTGGTTGAGCAGATCATTCGTCCGACCGGCTTGATGGATCCCTCGATCGAGGTGCAGCCTGCAAAGGGGCAGGTCGATCATTTATTGGGTGAGGTGCGCAAGGAGACGGCCAAGGGGGGCCGGGTGCTGGCGACGACGCTGACCAAGCGGATGGCCGAGGATCTCACGGAGTATTATCACGATTTAGGCGTGAGGGTGCGGTATCTCCATTCCGACATCAAGACGCTGGAACGGGCGGAGATCATCCGCGATCTGCGCCGAGGGGTGTTCGATGTGCTGGTGGGGATCAATCTCTTGCGCGAAGGCTTGGATTTGCCGGAAGTGAGCCTGGTGGCCATTCTGGATGCCGATAAGGAAGGCTATTTGAGATCCTACCGCTCGTTGATCCAGACAGCCGGCCGCGCGGCCCGCCATGTCGAAGGGCGGGTGATTTTTTACGGCGATACCGTGACGCAATCCATGAAAGTTGCCATGGAGGAGACCGTTCGGCGGCGTCGCATTCAGGCCGACTACAATCAGGCTCATGGCATTACGCCGGAAAGCATCAAGAAAGAGATTCCTGCCTTGGAATATGCCGTGGCGGAGCTGGATTACGTTCAGCTGGATCTGGCCGCGGACTCAACGGAGCCCTATGGCAAGGACGAGTCCTCCGATCAGATGATTCAGCGGTTGGAGAAGGAGATGAAGGCTGCGGCCAAAGAGCTGGCGTTCGAGCGTGCGGCGGATCTACGGAATCGAATCAGGGCATTGCGGTTGAAAGACTTGGAGGTGCCGCGCGCGCCGCTGTGA
- a CDS encoding M20/M25/M40 family metallo-hydrolase, with product MLSIRRSTVHLLLIQMAQILTILRSKILHALFCAAVALLTAPAHAQSPDTVLQTALESLSTEWMLADIRTLSAPAFNGRQAGTDDDLRSGQWVAQAFNAAGLQLPLINNGSLMFPFASGKRGSPLGTMASLITTAAIQPAPTLRLGTANQLTTSTLGSDYMPIFDSPSADIQGPIVFVGYGIVDPAQGIDDYAGLDVTNRIVLFLRGKPAYAQHPVSHANKVRFARDHGALGYLTATGPILHPYEAKRGVTGRPSALYGQLPPDQAIPGAWISTALAEHILAGSNGTAPERLRALQEQLNTTSATRSSRTDHYATLHWKTTTQEGLLTNVIGLIPGKGPDTIIIGAHRDHFGRPAGLFFPGADDNASGTAVMLEVARSLAQSGLRPQRTILFLSFSGEEEDLRGSRLYTSRPIVPLSSTKAMINIDHAGIGNGRLTVGVTGLDKSVAQQAGVAAGLASILDVFGFFPGGDHVPFTEAGIPTVTVVSGGIHPHYHQPTDSAETISPEILRTVAQYVLAMAWQLATNP from the coding sequence ATGCTGTCCATCAGACGCTCCACCGTCCACCTCCTGCTCATCCAGATGGCCCAGATTCTGACAATCCTCCGCTCCAAAATCCTTCACGCGCTGTTCTGTGCCGCCGTTGCCCTCCTCACGGCACCCGCTCACGCACAATCGCCCGACACCGTTCTTCAGACAGCCCTGGAATCTCTGTCTACGGAATGGATGCTCGCGGATATTCGCACGCTCAGTGCGCCGGCATTCAACGGACGGCAAGCCGGCACAGACGACGACCTGCGCTCAGGACAGTGGGTTGCACAAGCATTCAATGCGGCGGGACTTCAGCTCCCCCTGATCAACAACGGCTCCCTCATGTTTCCCTTTGCCAGCGGGAAACGGGGCTCTCCCCTCGGCACGATGGCTTCCCTTATTACAACCGCAGCCATCCAGCCAGCCCCAACGCTTCGACTCGGCACGGCAAACCAGCTGACAACGTCCACCCTCGGCTCCGATTACATGCCCATCTTCGATTCGCCCAGCGCCGATATCCAAGGCCCCATCGTCTTTGTCGGCTACGGGATCGTGGATCCAGCCCAGGGAATCGACGACTACGCCGGCCTCGATGTGACCAACCGCATCGTGCTCTTCCTGCGAGGCAAACCGGCTTATGCCCAGCATCCTGTCAGCCATGCCAACAAAGTCCGCTTCGCGCGAGACCATGGCGCCTTAGGCTATCTGACCGCAACCGGTCCGATACTCCATCCCTACGAAGCCAAACGCGGCGTCACCGGACGGCCGAGCGCATTGTATGGACAGCTCCCCCCTGATCAAGCAATCCCCGGCGCCTGGATTAGCACCGCCCTCGCGGAGCACATCCTGGCTGGGTCAAATGGAACAGCTCCTGAACGGCTTCGCGCGCTCCAGGAACAACTCAACACAACATCAGCCACGCGGTCGAGCCGCACCGATCACTACGCCACGCTCCACTGGAAGACCACGACACAAGAAGGCCTGCTGACAAACGTCATCGGGCTCATCCCCGGCAAGGGACCTGACACCATCATCATCGGCGCCCACCGCGATCACTTCGGCCGGCCGGCGGGCTTGTTCTTCCCCGGCGCAGACGACAATGCCTCCGGCACCGCGGTCATGCTGGAAGTCGCTCGCTCCCTGGCACAATCAGGCCTCCGCCCCCAGCGCACGATTCTCTTTCTGTCGTTTAGCGGCGAAGAAGAAGATTTGCGGGGCTCACGCCTGTACACGTCCCGCCCCATCGTCCCGCTCAGCTCAACCAAGGCCATGATCAACATCGACCATGCGGGCATCGGCAACGGACGGTTGACCGTCGGGGTGACAGGACTGGACAAGAGCGTGGCCCAACAGGCGGGAGTGGCCGCAGGCCTCGCATCCATACTTGATGTCTTTGGATTCTTTCCCGGCGGCGATCACGTACCGTTCACAGAGGCGGGGATTCCAACCGTCACCGTCGTCAGCGGCGGAATCCATCCTCACTATCACCAGCCCACCGACAGTGCCGAGACGATCAGTCCGGAGATTCTTCGAACCGTCGCTCAGTATGTGCTCGCCATGGCCTGGCAACTGGCCACCAATCCCTAG
- a CDS encoding RNA-binding protein, translating into MGSKIYVGGLPYSTTEQQLSDLFAAHGAVTSARIITDKFTGQSRGFGFVEMSSDSEAQAAITALNGTQLGGRTLTVNEARPQEPRTGGGGGGRGGFGGGRR; encoded by the coding sequence ATGGGTTCGAAGATCTACGTTGGTGGATTGCCTTATTCGACAACCGAGCAGCAACTGAGCGATCTGTTCGCTGCGCATGGAGCCGTGACGTCGGCGCGCATTATCACGGACAAGTTCACGGGGCAGTCCCGTGGATTTGGTTTCGTCGAAATGTCGTCCGATTCCGAAGCTCAGGCGGCGATTACCGCGTTGAACGGCACCCAGCTGGGCGGCCGGACATTGACTGTGAATGAAGCCCGTCCTCAGGAGCCCCGCACCGGTGGCGGCGGCGGTGGACGCGGTGGATTTGGCGGCGGCCGGCGCTAA
- the uvrA gene encoding excinuclease ABC subunit UvrA, producing the protein MDSTPLPPARITDLVVEGARQNNLKNISLRIPHNKVTAITGLSGSGKSSLAFDTLFAEGQWRYVESLSTYARMFLEKVARPDVDRILNVRPAIAIEQKNQVRTARSTVGTTTEIADLLRLLFAKIGRPVCPDCHIEARSFQPQSVAQDLMERYPDARAMVLFPIASPAAKQEQPFLHALLTRGFSRIKAGDDILDLHELIKPAALKDRPLHVVLDRLVIREDNRTRLVEAVETAFREGDGRCSLDIIGQGTRPYSTHFLCQSCGRTFEPLRPILFSFNHPLGACPECKGFGNVLRYDPELVIPDQAKSLADGAIEPWSKPSAEWWQEHMLLAVKRQGVDITAPFRSLPKKTQQLLWTGDQSFEGIHDFFTHLEGQRYKLHVRVLLSRYRTPVACPTCHGSRLTPEARHVKIADVDIHAVSDMTIETAAHWIDSLALRPFEREVAADILRMLTAKLGFLLRVGLGYLTLSRQTKTLSGGEAQRAALANQLGARLVGTLYVLDEPTIGLHARDTDLLAGILNDLAAVGNTVIVVEHDRQMIESADHIVELGPGSGEKGGAIVCAAPREAFLQDRRSLTARYLRGDESIPLPASRRSGTGKVLVVAGATEHNLKDLVVRLPLGMFICVTGVSGSGKSTLVEDTLYRALARAFHVEAFPTGHFTTIKGLEHLKGVRMIDQQPIGRTPRSNPITYLKAFDEIRQLFASERDALRQGLTASHFSFNATGGRCERCEGAGVEKLEMYFFEDMYVPCETCEGKRFKPEVLAIHYQGKTIAEVLAMTVDEAFAFFSGTPKLSEKLHLLSSIGLGYLRLGQSATTLSGGEAQRLKVAAELKDGTAKDLLYIMDEPTTGLHFDDIKKLLAVLHKLVNAGNTLIVVEHNLDVIKTADWVIDLGPEGGDAGGRIVAEGRPEQVAKVAGSHTGRFLAKALANC; encoded by the coding sequence GTGGACTCCACCCCTCTGCCCCCTGCTCGTATCACCGACCTCGTCGTCGAGGGGGCACGCCAAAACAATCTCAAGAACATCTCGCTCCGCATTCCGCATAACAAAGTGACGGCAATTACCGGCCTGTCCGGCTCGGGCAAATCCTCGCTCGCCTTCGACACCCTCTTTGCGGAAGGCCAGTGGCGCTATGTCGAGTCCCTCTCCACCTATGCCCGGATGTTTCTGGAGAAGGTTGCGCGGCCGGATGTGGATCGCATTCTCAATGTGCGCCCGGCGATTGCCATCGAGCAGAAGAACCAGGTCCGCACTGCCCGCTCAACGGTCGGCACCACGACGGAAATCGCCGATCTCCTGCGTCTGCTCTTCGCGAAAATCGGCCGGCCGGTCTGCCCGGACTGTCACATTGAGGCTCGCAGCTTTCAGCCGCAGAGCGTCGCGCAGGATCTCATGGAACGCTATCCCGACGCCCGCGCCATGGTCCTCTTTCCCATCGCCTCCCCTGCGGCCAAACAGGAACAGCCGTTCCTGCACGCACTGCTCACCAGAGGCTTCTCACGCATCAAGGCCGGCGACGACATCCTGGATCTGCATGAACTCATCAAGCCTGCCGCCCTCAAAGACCGGCCGCTTCACGTGGTGCTCGACCGCCTGGTGATCCGCGAGGACAATCGCACCAGACTCGTCGAAGCCGTAGAGACGGCCTTTCGCGAAGGCGACGGCCGCTGCAGCCTCGACATCATCGGCCAGGGCACCAGGCCCTACAGCACCCACTTTCTCTGCCAGAGTTGCGGGCGCACGTTCGAGCCCCTGCGGCCCATTCTCTTTTCCTTCAATCACCCCCTCGGCGCGTGCCCTGAATGCAAAGGCTTCGGCAACGTGTTGCGCTACGACCCCGAGCTGGTGATTCCTGACCAAGCCAAGTCGCTCGCCGACGGCGCCATCGAGCCCTGGAGCAAGCCCAGCGCCGAGTGGTGGCAGGAACACATGCTGCTCGCCGTCAAACGGCAGGGTGTCGACATCACCGCTCCGTTCAGAAGCCTGCCGAAAAAAACACAGCAGCTCCTCTGGACGGGGGACCAATCGTTCGAGGGCATCCATGACTTCTTCACACACCTGGAAGGTCAACGGTATAAGCTCCACGTCCGCGTGCTGTTGAGCCGCTACCGCACGCCTGTCGCCTGCCCCACCTGCCACGGCAGCCGCCTGACGCCGGAGGCTCGGCATGTGAAGATCGCCGACGTGGACATCCATGCAGTCTCGGACATGACGATCGAAACAGCCGCCCACTGGATCGACAGCCTGGCACTTCGTCCGTTCGAACGGGAGGTCGCCGCCGATATTCTGCGCATGTTGACCGCGAAGCTGGGATTTCTGCTCCGTGTCGGGCTTGGCTACCTCACGCTGTCCCGCCAAACCAAAACCCTCTCCGGCGGGGAAGCCCAGCGCGCGGCTCTCGCCAACCAACTTGGCGCCCGCCTGGTCGGCACCCTCTACGTCCTCGACGAGCCGACGATCGGCTTGCATGCGCGGGACACCGATCTGCTGGCTGGCATCCTCAACGATCTCGCCGCTGTGGGCAACACCGTGATCGTCGTCGAACACGATCGCCAAATGATCGAGTCAGCCGACCACATCGTCGAACTGGGCCCCGGCTCAGGCGAGAAGGGCGGCGCGATCGTCTGCGCCGCACCGCGTGAGGCATTCCTCCAAGACCGCCGCTCCCTCACCGCCCGCTATCTGCGCGGCGACGAATCCATCCCGCTGCCGGCATCCCGCCGTTCCGGAACCGGCAAGGTGCTCGTGGTGGCCGGAGCCACCGAACACAACCTGAAAGACCTGGTCGTGCGCCTGCCGCTCGGGATGTTCATCTGCGTGACCGGCGTGTCGGGATCCGGCAAGAGCACGCTGGTGGAAGACACGCTCTATCGGGCCCTCGCACGAGCCTTTCACGTCGAGGCCTTCCCGACAGGCCACTTCACCACTATCAAGGGATTGGAGCACCTCAAGGGCGTCCGGATGATCGATCAGCAGCCGATCGGGCGCACCCCCAGATCGAATCCCATCACCTACCTGAAGGCCTTCGACGAGATCCGGCAGCTCTTTGCATCCGAACGCGATGCGCTCCGGCAGGGTCTGACCGCCAGCCATTTTTCCTTCAATGCCACCGGCGGACGTTGCGAGCGGTGCGAGGGCGCCGGCGTCGAAAAGCTGGAAATGTACTTCTTCGAAGACATGTATGTCCCCTGCGAAACCTGCGAGGGCAAGCGCTTCAAGCCTGAGGTGCTCGCCATTCACTACCAGGGCAAGACAATTGCCGAGGTGCTGGCGATGACAGTCGATGAAGCCTTCGCCTTCTTCTCCGGCACACCCAAACTCTCCGAGAAGCTGCACCTGCTGTCGTCGATTGGATTGGGCTATCTGCGTCTCGGCCAATCGGCCACGACCCTGTCTGGCGGCGAAGCCCAGCGGCTGAAAGTTGCGGCGGAACTGAAAGACGGGACGGCGAAAGACCTGCTCTACATCATGGACGAGCCGACCACCGGCCTGCACTTCGACGACATCAAAAAACTCCTGGCCGTGCTGCACAAGCTGGTGAACGCGGGGAACACCCTCATCGTCGTCGAACACAACCTCGATGTGATCAAAACTGCAGACTGGGTGATCGACTTAGGCCCGGAAGGGGGAGACGCAGGCGGACGAATCGTGGCCGAAGGCAGGCCGGAACAGGTGGCAAAGGTGGCGGGGTCTCACACAGGGAGATTCTTGGCAAAGGCGCTAGCGAATTGTTAG